TGCCGATGGTCAGGATCGGCCCGTAGAGGAACAGCACGAAGAGGCCGAAGAAGGAGGCGAGCGCGTAGAAGGAGCGGGGGCGGCGGTCCATGTCAGATCCCTTTCCGGGCGGAATGCGGGGTGGCAGAAAGGGGCATCGCAGCACGCGGGGCGCGCAAGGCACAGCGCCCTCTCTGCGCCATGGCTGAGGCGAAACGCGGCATCACAACTCCTTCCGGATATTGACGAAGCGCAGCAGGATCGCGATCACGATCAGCACCGTGGCCAAGAGCACGACGGCGGTCGCGGCGGCAGAGGGGTATTGCAACAGCCCGATGTCGTTGGAAATCAGCCGCCCGACGTTGGCGCGTTGCGAGCCGGACATGAAGCGCACGGTGATGAAATCGCCCATCACCAGCGTCACGACGAAGATGGTCCCGATCATGATGCCCGGCTTGGTCAGCGGCAGGATCACGTGCAACAGCGTCTGAAAGCCCGAGGCCCCGTTGTCCCGCGCCGCCTCCAGCAGCGATTTGTCGATGCGCATCATGGTGTTGAAGATCGGCACCACCATGAACAGCGTATAAAGGTGCACGAAGGCGAGGATCACCGAGAAATCGGAATAAAGCAGCCACTCCAGCGGCTCGTCGATCACCCCCCATGAGATCAGCGTCTGATTGGCGATGCCATTGCGGCCAAGGAAGGGGATCCACGAAATCATCCGGATGATGTTCGAGGTCCAGAAGGGGATCGTGCAGATCAGGAAAAGCGCGATCTGCATGGTCAGGCTGCGGACGTGGAAGGCAAGGAAATAGGCCACGGTGAAACCGATCGCCAGGGTCAGCGCCCAAGTGATCAGCGCGTATTTCAGCGTCGCCCCGAAGACCCGGTAGGTCACGGGCGAGCCGAAAAGGAACTCGTAGTTGTCGAACTGGAAGGCCGGATAGATCGAATACTCGGTCGCCCCCCAGAAACTGACGATCACGATCATCACGATGGGCGCGATCAGGAAGGCGGCAAGGATCACCGACAGCGGCATGGCCATGAGCCATCCCAGCAGGTGCCTGTTCTTCAGCGGCGTGGCCGACATCTCGTCTCCCGTCCCTGTGCTTCTTCTCTGGAAAAATACTCTGGGGGTGCGGGGGCAAGGCCCCCGTCGTCCGAAGGGGTGGACCACGGTTCCCCTCTCACCAGCGGG
This region of Ponticoccus alexandrii genomic DNA includes:
- a CDS encoding ABC transporter permease, translated to MSATPLKNRHLLGWLMAMPLSVILAAFLIAPIVMIVIVSFWGATEYSIYPAFQFDNYEFLFGSPVTYRVFGATLKYALITWALTLAIGFTVAYFLAFHVRSLTMQIALFLICTIPFWTSNIIRMISWIPFLGRNGIANQTLISWGVIDEPLEWLLYSDFSVILAFVHLYTLFMVVPIFNTMMRIDKSLLEAARDNGASGFQTLLHVILPLTKPGIMIGTIFVVTLVMGDFITVRFMSGSQRANVGRLISNDIGLLQYPSAAATAVVLLATVLIVIAILLRFVNIRKEL